The following nucleotide sequence is from Oryzias latipes chromosome 20, ASM223467v1.
ATTTTGACAACtcttttgtaacatttttgtcaCTTTATATCAAGTTTGTTAAAGAATggtaaataaaaagtacaaataagGTTTAATGTTgttggtctttgtttttaaattttctgaaatatttaaattaaatggtGGCATGGGTTAATTAAAGAACAGGAAATAAAAAgccaattaaaaaataagttaaaaaaaagctgattattTTCCAGGCAAGGTTTAAAATTAACTGTAAAAGTAACTAAACAACAGCAATTAACAACCTTGAAAAGTAATAAatctatttttcctcttttagcaGTGATTTTCTTATGTATTATTTCATGTCTTTACAGATCAGAGACATAGAGGGATGTGCAATAAACCACAGGAGGTCAAACCAGAGTCTTCAGCTCCGGTCTCCGCACAAAATGGTATTTTCTACCGTTAGACTGCACTTTATTCCTCAGAGCAACACCAAAGCTCGTCGTACATTCTTCTCCGGGTTCACAGAGTTCTTTCTTTAGTTGAAAGTACAAATGTTTGCTCTTAGTCTCAAAGGATTGAGGGGACAGGAAATGGAGGGACCATAGAAGCATCACAAATTAGTGTCAAGTATGTGAATAAACAGACTTGATCTTCATTTGCTTGCGCATTAATAATTGGGTTCTTTCCAGCAGAGCCTCGTCCTTCACACAAAGTTCCAGGCTACAGACCATCTGATTGGGACAAGAAGATCTTTTTGTGGTCAGGGCGCTTCAAGTCCGTCGACCAGATCCCAGAGACTGTGTCGTAAGTAGAGTTTTCCTGTTTATACCAGACCTCCCTGCACACTCTTGTCTGATTGGCCCTGCATCACAAGAACAGAGCTGACTAACTGGATGAGTGGTCTTTGCCGTTTGCGGCTGGTCCTCTGAAACGGCCATAATTCACACAAGGCATCTGTTTGAATGCAGGTAATTACTGCAGTCCCTGACATCAGGGTGGAGATCTCACATCTGATCTGCTGCAGTGATAAAAGATCTGCTTGTCATGCAGGGAGGTGCAGCCGTTTCAGAGTAAAGTAACCAAAATGAAGCCAAACGTGTGGGATAGGGTGACTAgatttctattaaaaatattgacatatGACGCTGGAATAAGATAGCATAACAGGTAATGATGCTTTGATTGTACAAAAAATACAAGTCATTGTTAacaggacaaaaaataaatgaaaaagatggGCAGTTTCCATATTGCTGAAATAACAATTATAATAATGACTTTAATGCAGAACAGATTACTTGTTATTGTTGCTTTGAAGGACTGTAATCCCTTACCAAACAATTTTACTGTCCCAGAATTATAATTACATAACTCCAGTGTcacttttgaatgaatttcTTTATAGCATCTGCAAGACATGATATAGACgaatgtacaaaaataaatacttagatGACTTAATATCAATATCTACTATAATAACATTTAAACTAAATATATTACTTCTTTCTTTCTGGTAAAGTGAAAACACAGGAAAGATACCTGGAGTCACCTaaagtaagtaaataaacaaacaaacaataaggCAGGCAGATAATGACTGATTACATTTGAATAGACCAGCTTATTTGGAtcccaaaaatgaaatgtttggaCCTAAAAAGCTTAATTGGAAATTTAGCTCAGAAATTTAAGTCATAATGAATTTGAAAGATTCATCATATTTTCCTTGTAATCCACTAATAAAGCCATTGACATTATTATTACTGTAAACATGATTTGCATTGCTGTAGACTATTTTTTTGAATGAGTTACTACCAACAGGTATGATGATTGGGGTTCATCCTCACCTTCTCTACAGGTTTGAAATGATTGATTCAGCCAGGAACAAACTCAGAGTGAAAGCTGCTTATTTGATGATTGCGGCCACACTAGCAGCCTGTGGCGTGATGGTGTTCCTGGGCAAACGGGTAAGTCACAGACATTCAAACACATTTGAATTTTTCCATCCCAGCAGACATAGTTTACAGCAAAGTCAGTGCTctcatctgtttttgtttgtgttcttcCTATatgttgtcctttttttcaatttttattaaatacgtgtttaaacttaattcttgtatttatttttttgcaggcTTCAGGCAGAAATGAGACTTTGACAGCTTATAACATGGAGAAGAAAGCCAAGTGGAGAGAAGAACTCCGGAAAGAGAATTCTGTTGCTCTGTCAGAAAAAGCTCAGTGATGAGGCTCAACTCATCAGATGTGATACGGTCACCTGGTACTAGAGTATCCTTCCTGCTATGCTGCCAGTCAAACGTTTGGACGCAGCTACTCGTTCATTTAACCAGTTGTGTCTAAACTTTTGACTGGTAGTTTATATGCATCACAAAACCGGTCCTTGTATATTTTGTAACCATAAGTTTAGCCTTAAAACACAGCTTTGCTTATGCTGCGAtttaaaaacttgaaaacaaagttttatcTTAAGAAATTTATGTATTAggttaaaacagaattttaaataGAACAATGTCTGTTTCCAATTATATTATTTGGACATTTcaatgaagaataaaaaacccagtggggcaaaaaggatttaaaggtttttttttttttcatatgccTCAACGCTGAATTTCAAATGTCATTTCCTACAGTGACGGCTTGTTCGGTTCTAGTTGtggttgcatttttctgtttcccaTGCTGGCCTGCTGTGCGTGTTCTCACATGCCTGTGCCCTTCAGTTTGCTCGATCACAATGACTGTGCCAGAATCAGCTGTGCACCAAGTGTAGAAGTGTGGAGTGGAGCGGGGTGACGGGTAAAACAGGActaatgcttctttttttcactgGATAAAAGAACCCTGTAAATACAATCAATGGTTTTTACCCATATGCTAAAActcaagtgtttgttttttgtagaattttaaggaattaaataaaaagtgttttagacGAATCACCCTAAATTCTGTGTTGTTGCTCAATAACTGACCTCTGAGCTACAGAACACAAATTGTGCACATTTATTGGAAAAGTGTGCATTATTTCGATGAAATTGACTCACTTAGCACTCAGAGTTCATGAAACATCTTTTATGCAAATGGAATAACAGGCAACAGATGCACAAACTCAATGCAACAGTaatgaacagaaaaataatttggACATCTTTCTGATATTTCGATAAATGAAATGATAAAGAGAACTTGGTAAACAAACATTCAGTTGTGCTAACTAAGGACCACTAAGATTCTTCaagtttaaattttgttttgtttggattaTGGGAAGAATTTGTGTTCTAATCAAATTATGGCACCGTGACATGAAATAATCCCccaatttaagaataaaaggCCTTTGATTAAAGACCGCATCACACCaagtaccaaaaaaaaagattgatttgctgagattaataaagaaaatactacCTCAACCTGTGCCAGaaagttaaatattttcagGTCAACTTTTTTTCTAAGCAACTACATCTTGTCTAGTTTAGGCAGCATGATGCTCTGATTGTGACACATTTTCTACTGACAGCTTTAGTCCACAGTTACCTTGATTCCCCAACTAGAAAGCGTAAACAGTGTAAGCTAGTTTAgagcggggaggggggggcacccTCAGTACACTACCTTTTATCCCTTGCATCCAGAAGAGGGGAAGAGCAATGTTATCATCCAAATAAAAGCGAAAAAGGAAATTCCTGTCAATGAGCAAAGCAACAGGCCAGAACTAAAGTGCTGCAAATGAAACTGGTTTAGTAAAAATTctcgctggtttgctgctggacTGAATCCAGGATTCTATATAGTCCGTTTTCGTCTCGTCCAAGTCCGTCCAATAGTTTCAGTGCAAGGGAAGACTCCTATTTCCCATGGTTCCATGGGTTTATTCACATCACACCAGAAGGCAGGAGGCAGTTTAAACTCGATAATGGAGCCTGTGCAGGTGAAGGTATCCCAATACTGGTTAGAGGAATGATATGAGATCCAGGAGGGAATCCAAGCAGTGTGCTTTGTTACTGCCAAGTTCTAACTCCTTGGCGAAAGTCAAGTTTTTAATTTGTCCATCCGCAATTAGAGAGAAGGGAATTCAATCTCACGCTTTGAAGTCACTTTAGTGCCTTCCAGGGAGGTCCGCCGAGCCCCGTGATCCCGCCCCAGGGGCACAGTCAAACTTGTGGTCAACATGGTGCGGTCAGTCCAGTGTTCAGGTTAGATTATTCTCTGCGCGTGAAGCTGGAGTGAGAGCGTAGATCCCGTCCAGGTATGTCTTGCAAGTCCATTAATGCTTTAGACAAGTGGTGCAGCCCAAACACTTCAACCAACTCAGAAACGAAGCAGGAAACCCGCCAA
It contains:
- the fam162a gene encoding protein FAM162A isoform X1 yields the protein MNFLRNHLSFGNLLDQRHRGMCNKPQEVKPESSAPVSAQNAEPRPSHKVPGYRPSDWDKKIFLWSGRFKSVDQIPETVSFEMIDSARNKLRVKAAYLMIAATLAACGVMVFLGKRASGRNETLTAYNMEKKAKWREELRKENSVALSEKAQ
- the fam162a gene encoding protein FAM162A isoform X2; amino-acid sequence: MNFLRNHLSFGNLLDQRHRGMCNKPQEVKPESSAPVSAQNEPRPSHKVPGYRPSDWDKKIFLWSGRFKSVDQIPETVSFEMIDSARNKLRVKAAYLMIAATLAACGVMVFLGKRASGRNETLTAYNMEKKAKWREELRKENSVALSEKAQ